In bacterium, the genomic window CCGCGAAATTTCTCCTGTAAACGTTTTCACTCGCGCTCGTCTCGGGAGAGACGCGCTGGGCGAGCCCCGCGGGGCGCCACCGTCTCGCCGGGGGCCAAGCTGGGCAGGTGACGGTATGACGGTGCTGCACGTGGCGCACTACATCAACCAGTTCTTCGCCGGATGGGGCGGCGAAGAGAGCGCGAACCGGCCGCCGGAGCGGCGCGACGGGCCGGTCGGGCCGGGCCGCGCCCTGCAGGGCTTGCTGAAAGAGAACGGGCGGCTCATCTCCACACTCGTGTGTGGCGACACGTTCTTTGCCGAGCGGACGGAGGAGGCCCGCGAGACAGTGCGGGCGTGGCTCGAGGAGGTCCGCCCCGACCTCGTGGTGGCCGGACCCGCGTTCGCCGCCGGCCGGTACGGCGTCGCCTGCGCGGAGGTCTGCCGCATCGCCGCCGATCTCGGCGTCGCCGCCGTGACCGGTCTCCATCGCGAGAACCCTGGGCTCCTCGTCTACCGGAGGGCCTACGTGGTACCGACGGCGGACTCGGCCGTCGGAATGGCCCCCGCGCTTGGGGCGATGCTGACGCTGGGACGCAGGCTCGCCGCCGGCGCGGCCCTCGGGCCGGCGGGGGTGGAGGGCTATCTGCCGCGGGGCGTCCGGCGCCCCGGGCTGCGCGAGCACCCAGGCGCCGAGCGCGCCGTGGAGATGCTCGCGGCCAAGTTGGGCGGCCGGCCGTTCAGGACGGAGCTCCCGGTCGATGCGTACGACGCGGTGCCTCCGGCGAGGGCCGTCCCGAATCTCCGCGATGCCCGCATCGCCGTCGTCACGACGGGTGCGATCGTCCCGACCGGGAATCCCGACTACCTCAAGCGCTGCAGCGAGACACGGTGGGCCAAGTATGAGATCCGCGGCGTGGACGCGCTGACCAGCGATCGCTTCGAGTGCGTGCACGGCGGATTCTACAATGCCATGGCCAGCCAGAACCCCAACCTCGTTATGCCGCTCGATGTGCTGCGGGACCTCGAGCGCGAGGGGGCGATCGGCGGGATGGCGGATTTCTACTGCACGACGACAGGGAACGACCAGCGCCTCGCGGACTGCAAGCGTAATGGCCGGGAGATCGCGGCCGCACTGCGCGCGGCGGGCGTCAACGCCGCTCTCCTCGTCGCCACCTGAGGGTCCTGCAATCGTTGCGGTGCAACGATCAGCAAAGAGATTGACCGCGTGGGCATCCCGGTGGCGGTGATCAGCGCGCTGTCTCCGTTGGCGTTGCAGGCCGGGGCGAACCGCGTGGTGCAGGGCGTCAAGATCGAGCACGTCTGCGGCGACCCGGCGCTGCCAGCGGCGGCGGACCGGGCGCTGCGGCGCCGGATCGTCGAGCGGGCGCTCACAGCGTTGGGCCTGGATGTCGACCAGCCGACGCTGGTGGGGGCGGTGTGAAGACTGTGGATCGCTCCACCGTGCTCGAGATGGGGACCTTTCCCGTCGAGCGCGTCGCCTTCGGCTCACCGAGCCGCTGGTCGGCCGCGACGCTGGTGGTCGATCCGGATCGCATCACGGACCTCGTCCTGCAGGACCCCCGGATCCGCGGCGTCACGGTCGATCTGGTTCAGCCGGGTGAAGACACGCGGATCATCCACGTGCGGGATGTGATCGAGCCGCGGCTCAAAGTGACCGGCCGGGGTCATGTGTATCCCGGGATCTGCGGGCATCCACCGGACACCGTCGGCGCGGGCCTCACCTTCCGGTACGAGGGATTCGGGGTGATGATCTGTTCGGAAGTCCTCCCCCACATCCGCCGGGCGGTGAGCGCCGCGACCGATAGCCTGATCGACATGTCCGGCCCCGGCGCCGTCACCGAGTACAGCCGCCTGCGCTACGTGGTGCTGACACTCGAAACCCAGCCGGACCTGGACCTCACGGAGTGGAACGACGCGCTGTGCCTCGCCGGTCATCGCGTCGCCGATGAGCTCGCCGCGGTGCTGGCCCCGCTCGAACCGGTGCGGCGCCAGTCCTACGGGCTCCGACCGGGGACCGGCCCCCTCCCCCGCGTCGTCCACGTGCACACGTTGAACGCGTCGATGGTGCCCGGCATCGGCACGGGCATCTATGGTTTCACACCTCACGCGCTTCCCGTGCTGCTGCACCCGAACGAGATCCTCGACGGCGCCATCGCCGGCGACGCGGTGGTCGGCTACCCGGGCAAGTGCACTTGGCTGCAGGTGAACAATCCCGTACTGGCGGCGCTGTACGCCCACCACGCGCGCACGCTCGACTGGGTAGGATGCATCATCTCGCGAACCAGGTGGGGGGCGCTCCGGGAAAAGCAATTGTCCGCGTACCAGACCGTCAAGCTGGCCCAGATGCTCGATGCCCAAGGCGCGCTGGTGACGTGGAACCACGGTGGCAACGATCTGGTCGAGGTGATGCTCACCATTCAGGAACTGGAGCGCGCGGGCATCAAGACGGTCTTCCTCACCATCGAGTCCGACATCAAGGTGGTCCGGCTGAGGCCCGAGCTCGCCGAGACGGGCTCCGACGAGCCCCCCCTGCTGTTCAGCGTGCCCGAGGCGGATGCCATCGTCAGCACTGGGACGCTGGCGCCCACCGACGCGCTCCCCCCGGTGGGACGCGTGGTCGGTGGGACCGAGATGACGTTCGACCAGGAGCGTCCGGAGCTGCGCACGCCTGCCGGGGGACCGTTAGACTTGGAATTGCTCTCTGGAGCCTATTCGCCCATCTTCGGCCACTTCGACAACTACGGTCTCGGCCGGCAGAGCTACCATGATTACTAGGCCGGTCATCCGCGCCACGCGCTTCGTGCTGGCCCACGTCCCCAACCTCGTCTATGCCGGCTCGAAGCCGCGCCGCGAGATGGCCATCCGCGGCGGCGACCTTCGGGGGCGGATTCGGGAGCGCCTCCGCACGTTCAGAGACGCGGTGGCGTACGCCCCCCATCAGGTCATGATCGGCAACCGGGCCCCCGAAGATCTGTGGAGCCTCCCGCGCCCCTGGCACGCGCAGCCCGAGACTGAGGCGCCCCACGAAGGACCGGCCGGGGCCGTGATCGACGAATCCGCGTTCTATGCATGGCTCGCGCGCGCCGATGCCGGCCGGCTGATGCGCTTCGATGAAGCCTTCGCGGTGCGGGCCGAGCCGCTGCTGCGCGGTACCCGGATCGCGACGGCGTCGCCCGGCGCCCTCCGCAGCGCGGTCGCCTCGGGCGGGGAACCCATCGGCGATGGAGGGGACCGGTGGATCGGCGTCGTCCTTCCCGGGCACGCGCAGGATGAGTCGCTCGCGGCGCCGGTATTGCTGGAGAACCTGGCGACCAAGGCCACGGGCGCACTGGCCCTGCAGCGTCTCCTCGATGACGTCGCCGGCGACGAGCCGGTGGATTTCCTGCTGGGGTGCGGGGAGGAAGCCGTCGGCGATCGTTACCAGCGCGGGGGCGGGAATCTGGCCAAGGCCATCGGTGAGCTGGCAGGGATCCGCACCGCCGGCGGCGCGGACGTGAAGGCGTTCTGCGCGGGGCCTGTGCATGCGCTGATCATCGCCGCATCGCTCGTGGCGAGCGGTGTGCACCGGCGGGTCGTCGTTGTGGCGGGAGGCTCGCTCGCGAAGCTGGGGATGAAGTTCCTCGGGCACCTCGCCTCCGGGTATCCCATCTTGGAGGACGTGCTGGTGGGGGTGGCGATCGACGTGGTTGCGGATGACGGCCTGAGCCCGGTGATCGCCCTGGAGGCGGCGGCGGTGCACCGGATCGGCGATGGGGCGGCGCCGCATCAGATGGCGGCCGCGCTGACCCAGGCCCCGCTGCGGGCCCGCGGGCTGCGGCTCAGCGATGTCGACCGCTTTGCCGTCGAGCTGCACAACCCGGACATCACCGAGCCGGCCGGCTCCGGCGATGTGCCGCGCAGGAACTATCAAGTGATCGCCGCCCTCGCCGCGCAGGCGGGCGAGATCGACCGGGAGGGCATCCCGGCATTCGTGCGCCGGCACGGGCTGCCCGGATTCTCGCCCACCCAGGGCCACATCCCTTCGGCGATTCCCTATCTCCCACACGCGATCGCCGGCCTGACCAGCGGTAAGTTCCGCCTGGTACAGTTGGTCGCGAAGGGCAGCCTCTTCCTCGGACGGATGACAGAGATGGCGGACGGCGCAAGCCTCCTCCTTGAACGGAACGCACCCTGACAATGATGGAAAGGAGCGATCGAGCGATGGTGGACTTGAGAGACAAGTTGGTGCTGGCCTTGGGTGAGCGCGACGGCATCCCGGGTCAGGCACTCCAGGCGTGCGCGGAGAGCGCCGGCGCCCGCGTCATCTATGTCGCGACCCAGTGTTTCGCCTGAACGTCGGCAGGAGCCATGGACCTGGAGGAGCAGGACGCCATCCGGCGCGTGGCAGAAAGCGGAGCGCGGGAGCAGATGCTGGTCCTGCTCGGCACGCCGACGGCCGGCAGCACCTTGATGACCGCGCTGACGCTGTCGCAGGGCGATCCGAGCTACGCTGGGGCCTTGGCCGGGATCCCGTTGGGACTCCCGAGCTACCACATCCTTGAAGATCGTGTGCGGGAAGCGATCCCCGCCGACGTCTACGAGCGAGAGATCGGCCCGCTGGAGTTTGTGCTCGATAAGGCGGAGATCGTGACCGCCCTCGAAAAAGTGCGCGCCGAGACGATCTCTCCGTAGCCGCCGTCCCCGGCTAGTTGCGGGGCCGCGTGCCGTGCGGGGCGGCGGGATTGACCGTGCTTTCTCTGATGACCAGGCGCACGGGCAACTGGATCGACGGGGGCATCGTCCCGGTGCGAATCGCCGTCAAGAGCATAGCCGCCGCGCGCCGTCCGAGCTCCACCGCGGGCTGCGCGACCGTCGTCAGCCGGGGATTGGCCATCCGCGCGAACGGGATATCATCGAACCCGACGACGGCGATGTCCCGCGGTGCCACGATCGCGTGCTCCCGCAGCAGGTCCATGATCTGAAAGGCGAGCTTGTCATCATAGCAGATCAGGGCGTCCGGTCGGTCCTTCGCGATCGCCGCGGCAAAGGATCCGTTGATTTCCCCGCGCTGAGGGGGGGAGTCGTAGACGCGGAGGGGCTCGGCACCACTCACCGTCTTGAGGGCGCGAGCGACGGCGTCGCGGCGCGTCAGATCCGACGCGTTGCCCTGACCCGCGACGTAGGCCAGTCGCCGATACCCGTTCTCGAAGAGGTGCTGCATCACCGCGTCCATGCCCTGAATGTCATCGGCCCGTATGCAGCCCTGGGCGAGATCCGATTGGTACCCGGCGAGGTGAGGGTGCTCGCCGTTGAGGAACACGACGGGGGTGGCCCGCGTCACGAGCCGGGTTTCCCGCTGCCGCACCATGCTACCCAATAGCGCGATCCCGTCGGCGCGGTGCATGGCGAACATCTCGAGCGCGCGGTGCTCGTGTGCAGGGTCGTCGAACCCATTGGCCAGCATCACCGTATACGCGTGCGCGGCGGCCTCCTGTTCGAAGCCCGTGACGATTTCCCCATGGATCGGATCGATCGCATCGGGGATCAGCAGGCCGAGCGTCTGCGTCGCGCGGACGACCAGACTCCGGGCCGCTCGGTTCGGGATGTAGCCCAAGCGTCGGGCGACGGTGATGACGCGCTTGCGCGTGCGCTCGTTGACCTGCGGCTGGTCCCGCAGGGCTCGGGAGACGGTGGCAACGGAAACGCCGGCGCCCTTGGCAACGTCTTCGATGGTCACACTTTGGCTTGGCAGCGGCGTTGTCTCCTCTCTTGGCCCCCAATGTTCTCCGGACCCCCCCGCTCGTCCTCCGGCCGCCACCCTCCTCTGCCAGAGACGGCTGCCTCATGGCCGGAGATGACGATCACCGTCTCGATCGTCGTAAACCCCTCTGACCGCTGCCACGTCTTCATCGGCTCCATCTCGCGCCGCGCATTGTTCGCGCCAATGCCATAGTAGGGGCGCCGTCTAGGATGCGGCAATTCACCAAAGTCGAATTTCCTCTTAAAGTGTCTCGGTCAGCCCCGCCACCAAATTGACGCATCTTTCAGGTTAAGCGAGCGCGGGCCGTTCTGGCGTCTGCGACTTTGCTTACAGGAAACCTCCGAACCCTAGAGGTCCAAAGCCCTACAGGCCCCTACACCTCTGTTTATTAGCCTCGCAGTTTGGCGGGAGGGACCCAAATGTCCGTCTGTGGCAGTGCCCGGCGCTGCGCGTGTTTGGTGACACTTCTGGGCATACAGCCATAACGGAGGTGGGTGATGAAGGGGCAAGCGATTGCCTTGGTATTAAGCATCATAGTCGGAATGTGCGTATCGGTCTCTACTGCACGGTCAGTATCGGGGACTATTACGGCTGTGAACGACGTGCTCTCGGTGGCCGCTACTCCAGTGAGGCCGCAGATGCTGTTTGAGATTGGCCTCGTCATAGAAAACAAGAGCAGCAACCGCGTCCACCTAGACCCAACTCGCTTCGTACTGGTGATGGATCAGCGGGGACAGATGAACGCCCTCAATTCCGAACAAGCAATGCCGTAACGACGAGCCCGCTCTCTGGGAGGGAGG contains:
- a CDS encoding glycine/betaine/sarcosine/D-proline family reductase selenoprotein B — its product is MTVLHVAHYINQFFAGWGGEESANRPPERRDGPVGPGRALQGLLKENGRLISTLVCGDTFFAERTEEARETVRAWLEEVRPDLVVAGPAFAAGRYGVACAEVCRIAADLGVAAVTGLHRENPGLLVYRRAYVVPTADSAVGMAPALGAMLTLGRRLAAGAALGPAGVEGYLPRGVRRPGLREHPGAERAVEMLAAKLGGRPFRTELPVDAYDAVPPARAVPNLRDARIAVVTTGAIVPTGNPDYLKRCSETRWAKYEIRGVDALTSDRFECVHGGFYNAMASQNPNLVMPLDVLRDLEREGAIGGMADFYCTTTGNDQRLADCKRNGREIAAALRAAGVNAALLVATUGSCNRCGATISKEIDRVGIPVAVISALSPLALQAGANRVVQGVKIEHVCGDPALPAAADRALRRRIVERALTALGLDVDQPTLVGAV
- a CDS encoding glycine/sarcosine/betaine reductase component B subunit; amino-acid sequence: MKTVDRSTVLEMGTFPVERVAFGSPSRWSAATLVVDPDRITDLVLQDPRIRGVTVDLVQPGEDTRIIHVRDVIEPRLKVTGRGHVYPGICGHPPDTVGAGLTFRYEGFGVMICSEVLPHIRRAVSAATDSLIDMSGPGAVTEYSRLRYVVLTLETQPDLDLTEWNDALCLAGHRVADELAAVLAPLEPVRRQSYGLRPGTGPLPRVVHVHTLNASMVPGIGTGIYGFTPHALPVLLHPNEILDGAIAGDAVVGYPGKCTWLQVNNPVLAALYAHHARTLDWVGCIISRTRWGALREKQLSAYQTVKLAQMLDAQGALVTWNHGGNDLVEVMLTIQELERAGIKTVFLTIESDIKVVRLRPELAETGSDEPPLLFSVPEADAIVSTGTLAPTDALPPVGRVVGGTEMTFDQERPELRTPAGGPLDLELLSGAYSPIFGHFDNYGLGRQSYHDY
- the grdC gene encoding glycine/sarcosine/betaine reductase complex component C subunit beta — its product is MITRPVIRATRFVLAHVPNLVYAGSKPRREMAIRGGDLRGRIRERLRTFRDAVAYAPHQVMIGNRAPEDLWSLPRPWHAQPETEAPHEGPAGAVIDESAFYAWLARADAGRLMRFDEAFAVRAEPLLRGTRIATASPGALRSAVASGGEPIGDGGDRWIGVVLPGHAQDESLAAPVLLENLATKATGALALQRLLDDVAGDEPVDFLLGCGEEAVGDRYQRGGGNLAKAIGELAGIRTAGGADVKAFCAGPVHALIIAASLVASGVHRRVVVVAGGSLAKLGMKFLGHLASGYPILEDVLVGVAIDVVADDGLSPVIALEAAAVHRIGDGAAPHQMAAALTQAPLRARGLRLSDVDRFAVELHNPDITEPAGSGDVPRRNYQVIAALAAQAGEIDREGIPAFVRRHGLPGFSPTQGHIPSAIPYLPHAIAGLTSGKFRLVQLVAKGSLFLGRMTEMADGASLLLERNAP
- the grdA gene encoding glycine/sarcosine/betaine reductase complex selenoprotein A, which gives rise to MVDLRDKLVLALGERDGIPGQALQACAESAGARVIYVATQCFAUTSAGAMDLEEQDAIRRVAESGAREQMLVLLGTPTAGSTLMTALTLSQGDPSYAGALAGIPLGLPSYHILEDRVREAIPADVYEREIGPLEFVLDKAEIVTALEKVRAETISP
- a CDS encoding LacI family DNA-binding transcriptional regulator, with the protein product MTIEDVAKGAGVSVATVSRALRDQPQVNERTRKRVITVARRLGYIPNRAARSLVVRATQTLGLLIPDAIDPIHGEIVTGFEQEAAAHAYTVMLANGFDDPAHEHRALEMFAMHRADGIALLGSMVRQRETRLVTRATPVVFLNGEHPHLAGYQSDLAQGCIRADDIQGMDAVMQHLFENGYRRLAYVAGQGNASDLTRRDAVARALKTVSGAEPLRVYDSPPQRGEINGSFAAAIAKDRPDALICYDDKLAFQIMDLLREHAIVAPRDIAVVGFDDIPFARMANPRLTTVAQPAVELGRRAAAMLLTAIRTGTMPPSIQLPVRLVIRESTVNPAAPHGTRPRN